One genomic window of Medicago truncatula cultivar Jemalong A17 chromosome 1, MtrunA17r5.0-ANR, whole genome shotgun sequence includes the following:
- the LOC25481878 gene encoding replication protein A 32 kDa subunit A: protein MFSNSQFDSSNAFSGGGFMSSQPNDSSPAPTKSRDSQGLIPVTVKQISEASHSGDEKSNFSINGVDLTNVTLVGMVYEKTERNTDVNFVLDDGTGRIKCRRWVNDTFDSKEMEEVLNGMYVRVYGSLKSFQGVRQLVAFSVRPVTNFDEIPFHFIDCIHNHLRSKLKIEGITSALPSSNSSMNTPVRNVSNGSQAPSSNPGYVQYSTDGLKDIDKLVLNYLEKHSHIETGVHVDELSRELKLPLDKIMLLLKTPLEEGVIYSTIDDSHYKLA from the exons ATGTTCTCCAATTCCCAATTCGATTCCTCCAACGCCTTCTCCGGCGGCGGATTCATGTCCTCGCAACCCAACGATTCTTCTCCGGCACCGACTAAA AGTCGCGATTCTCAGGGTTTGATTCCGGTTACGGTGAAGCAGATAAGTGAAGCTTCTCATTCTGGAGATGAAAAATCCAATTTCTCAATTAACGGTGTAGATCTGACTAAT GTTACATTGGTTGGAATGGTGTATGAGAAAACAGAGAGGAACACGgatgttaattttgttttggatgATGGAACTGGACGGATCAAATGCCGAAGATG GGTAAATGATACTTTTGACTCAAAGGAAATGGAAGAAGTACT GAATGGCATGTATGTTCGTGTTTATGGGTCCTTGAAAAGCTTTCAAGGTGTAAGGCAACTTGTAGCCTTCTCTGTCAG GCCCGTGACAAATTTTGATGAGATCCCGTTTCACTTTATTGACTGCATACATAACCACCTCCGCAGCAAACTAAAG ATAGAAGGAATCACTTCTGCACTTCCTTCATCAAACTCGTCTATGAATACTCCTGTCAGAAATGTCTCAAATGGATCTCAGGCACCATCATCAAATCCG GGATATGTACAATATAGCACTGATGGACTCAAGGATATTGATAAATTGGTCCTTAACTATCTGGAGAAGCATTCACACAT AGAGACGGGAGTACATGTTGATGAGTTATCAAGAGAGCTCAAGCTTCCATTGGACAAGATCAT GTTGTTGCTGAAGACTCCTTTAGAGGAAGGTGTGATTTACTCCACCATAGATGATTCCCACTACAAACTTGCTTGA